Within Rhizobium sp. N324, the genomic segment CGATTATTTCATCGCCGACGAACTGGCGCGCTCTCTTGCCCGTGCCGGTGCGCAGGTCGTCGGGCCGGTTGGCTCCCTGAATGACGCGCTTGCTCTTCTCGACGATACAGATCATCTGGATTTCGCCATACTCGACCTGAACCTCGATGGAGTGTCCGCTATTCCGATCGCAGACAAGCTGGCTGCTGGGAACTTACCCTTCGCATTCGTCACCGGATACGGCACCGGCGGAATCCCCTCTCGATTCAAGA encodes:
- a CDS encoding response regulator encodes the protein MTVETLAGLAILVVEDDYFIADELARSLARAGAQVVGPVGSLNDALALLDDTDHLDFAILDLNLDGVSAIPIADKLAAGNLPFAFVTGYGTGGIPSRFKTVERLDKPVEIARVVSLIKKAAASSTSAPE